The following proteins come from a genomic window of Chryseobacterium glaciei:
- a CDS encoding O-antigen ligase family protein — protein sequence MKVPINKGANANYFVSLIPFALGIWSRSRNYQHKQVIKIFCFLLQLLCIVIVFKSNARLAYVCLTLSLGFYFYQVVLSVQHKLKVNKTFLWIVTAIFLIVMMYSLYHINTASVQGRFLIYTISLDIFKQNPFFGCGLGRFESVYNLYQAEYFRTHVTSVATQFLAGDTFEPFNELLRILIELGLCGVLFFILIVRIFYLFLKKQEHLSVLQYGALGSLLSISISALLSYPFSLLSIQLNAIFFLSVLTANERQMSVTFLSRSSSKFTLMFFFFIATVLSVGFAYRKIRSCLYWEKASLLALEGNFSEADKLYFKAWPSMQYNGRFLTNYGSEMVIAGKTKQGVECLERASKFLPSTGLYLCLGEGYAAIGNYGRAQIAYETALHMTPSRFMSRYRLLKLQLAKHNIVEAKKIAEQILAYPVKIPSSDVTEIKQFSKKLLVSENNTGH from the coding sequence ATGAAGGTTCCAATAAACAAGGGGGCTAATGCCAATTATTTCGTATCACTTATTCCATTTGCTTTGGGAATTTGGTCGAGGTCAAGGAATTATCAGCATAAGCAGGTGATTAAAATCTTTTGTTTCTTGCTGCAATTACTTTGTATTGTAATTGTTTTTAAGAGCAATGCAAGACTAGCTTATGTTTGCCTAACTCTAAGTCTCGGATTCTACTTCTATCAGGTGGTACTTTCCGTGCAACACAAGCTTAAGGTAAATAAGACCTTCCTATGGATCGTCACAGCAATATTTTTAATTGTTATGATGTATTCTCTTTACCATATAAACACTGCTTCGGTTCAGGGACGTTTTTTAATTTACACAATAAGTTTAGATATTTTTAAGCAAAATCCATTTTTTGGCTGCGGGTTGGGGCGTTTTGAGTCAGTGTATAACCTCTACCAGGCTGAATATTTTCGGACTCATGTTACTTCGGTTGCTACACAGTTTCTTGCTGGTGATACTTTTGAGCCATTCAATGAGTTGTTAAGGATTTTGATTGAACTGGGTCTTTGTGGGGTTCTTTTTTTTATATTAATTGTGCGTATTTTCTACCTGTTCTTAAAAAAACAGGAACATCTTTCAGTTCTGCAATATGGCGCATTGGGATCGTTGCTTTCCATTTCGATCTCAGCTTTACTGTCCTATCCATTTTCCTTATTATCGATACAATTGAATGCAATATTTTTTCTTTCTGTTTTAACTGCTAACGAACGCCAAATGTCGGTTACTTTTTTATCGCGTTCCTCATCAAAATTCACGTTAATGTTTTTCTTTTTCATTGCTACAGTTTTGTCAGTCGGTTTTGCATATAGAAAAATAAGAAGCTGTCTTTACTGGGAGAAAGCTTCTCTATTGGCTTTGGAAGGGAATTTCTCAGAGGCGGATAAACTTTATTTTAAAGCTTGGCCAAGTATGCAATACAATGGCAGGTTTTTAACTAATTATGGATCGGAAATGGTTATTGCAGGGAAAACCAAACAAGGCGTCGAATGTCTGGAAAGGGCTTCAAAATTTTTGCCAAGTACTGGTCTCTACCTTTGTCTGGGTGAGGGTTATGCTGCTATTGGGAACTATGGGCGTGCCCAAATTGCCTACGAGACCGCATTACATATGACACCAAGCAGATTTATGTCGAGATACAGATTGTTAAAACTTCAACTCGCTAAGCATAACATTGTTGAAGCTAAAAAGATTGCGGAGCAAATTTTGGCTTATCCTGTAAAAATCCCTTCATCGGACGTAACCGAAATAAAGCAGTTTTCAAAGAAACTTCTTGTATCGGAGAACAATACTGGTCATTAA